The sequence AGGAGCTTGAGCCAGAGCGCGAGGAGCGCATCGGGAAGTGCGGCCACGAGCGAAAGCCCGAATGCGGTGACGAGCAGCGCCGGTTCCGCCTCGTAGCCTCGTTTCAATGCACGCCACATGGAGGGAAGGGCGCGGGGGAGATCGTCAATCGAGGGCATCGAGCCCCTCGTCTTCTTCTTCGCCGCTGTTGAAACGCGAAGCTTGAAGCTCGAACATCGTGCAATAGCGGCCGCCCCGCGCCATCAGCTCTTCGTGGCTGCCCAACTCGATCAGCTTGCCTGCTTCGAGCACACAGATGCGATCGGCGTGGCGAACGGTCGAGAAGCGGTGGGAGATCAGGATCGTCGTGGTGTCGCGGGTTGCGGCGAGGATGCGCTGGAAGATCTCGGCTTCGCCGCGCACGTCGAGCTGAGCGGTGGGCTCGTCGAGAAGCACGATTCCAGCCCCTTGGCGTACCGCACAGAGCGCGCGCGCCAATGCGATCCGCTGCCACTGGCCTCCCGAAAGATCGGTTCCACCCGGGTAGCCGCGCGCCAGGATCGTCTCCAGATCCGCCAGATCGCTGGCGCCGGCGTCGGCCAATGCCGCGAGGATGGCGTTGTCCTCCGCACCGGATGGCGCGACGTTGTCGCGCAGGGGGAGTTCGAAGCGGATGAAATCCTGGAAGACGGCCGTGATGCGCTCGCGCCAGGCCTGCAGGTCGAGGCTCGCGATGTCGACGCCATCCACCTCGATGGCCCCGCTTTGAGGCTCGTAGAGACGGCATAGGAGCTTTGCGAGGGTGGTCTTGCCGGCGCCGTTCTGTCCGACGATCGCCAGGGAGGAACCGGCGGGGATGCTGAGATCGAAGCCGTCGAGGACCGGCTCTCCGGTCGCAGGGTAGGCGAAATGGACATCGCGGAATCGGATCTCTCGTGCCGGGAGGTTGGCGGCGACTCTGTTTCCGTGGGACAAGGCTCCAGCGGAGGCCATGCTCTCATTCAGTCGCACTACGGCTCCCGCTGGAGCAGCCGCTCCGTCGAGTGCCCAGGACAAGCCACCGAAAGTGATCATGCTCGTACCGATGGCGGCGCTTGCGAAGGTCACGAGCTGACCCAAGGCGAGTGAGCCATCCGCGGCCGCTGCGGCCAGCGAGCCGAAAACGAACACGTTGGCAGCAAGGGCCAACGACAGACTCCCGATCACGGATCGCTCCCGGAGCCGCGTCGCTTCCCAGCGCAGCTCGAAGAGCTGGCGGCGGCGCTGCCGGAAACGTTCGACGGTCCACTTCGCGAGGCCGAACAGACGCAGCTCTTTTGCCGCGTGTGGCTCCACCGCGAGCTTGTAGGCGTAGTCCGCGTGGCGCTGCGCTTCGCGAACTTCATTCGTGTTGCGATCCTTCCACACCGCGCTCTCGCGCAGCAGCCAATGGGTGGCGAGCCAGGCGCCTCCAAGCACCAGCGGCGCCCACCATGCGTAGGCGGCCAGGACCGCCGCGGACGCGAGCCCACCGATCATCTCCACCAGGCCCGTAGCGATGAAGTCCATCGAGATGTTCAGGGGTGGGCCGCTGATTCCCAGATCGAAATCCCTGGCCATCGTGAGATCCTGGGTCAGCTCGGGATTCTCCAGGTGTCCCATGCCCGGGGGGCCGACACAGGCGCCGGAGAGCTGGTCGTAGAGCCAGGCCGCGGTCTTGCTGCCGAGGTTCGCGCTGAAGGCCTGATGCAGGGGCGCCAATACCTGCAACAACACGAACACCCCGCCGACCCACGCGAGAGGTACCGCCAGGCTCGTGCCACCCTCGACGGCTCCTATGAGCATGCCCATTGCGACGGCGAAGAACGCCGGCAGCGCACCGCGAAGCAGCAGGATCGCCCACCAGCCGATGGCAAGGAGCCTGTCGGCCTCGGGAAGGATGGCGAAGAAGCCCCACTCATCGCGGTTCCTCAATCGCTCGATCACAGAGCCTCCAAGAAAGAAGGCCCATTAGGCCACAGGTTGCGGCCCACGTCCATGAGGGTGTTGGCTCGCGT is a genomic window of bacterium containing:
- a CDS encoding ATP-binding cassette domain-containing protein is translated as MIERLRNRDEWGFFAILPEADRLLAIGWWAILLLRGALPAFFAVAMGMLIGAVEGGTSLAVPLAWVGGVFVLLQVLAPLHQAFSANLGSKTAAWLYDQLSGACVGPPGMGHLENPELTQDLTMARDFDLGISGPPLNISMDFIATGLVEMIGGLASAAVLAAYAWWAPLVLGGAWLATHWLLRESAVWKDRNTNEVREAQRHADYAYKLAVEPHAAKELRLFGLAKWTVERFRQRRRQLFELRWEATRLRERSVIGSLSLALAANVFVFGSLAAAAADGSLALGQLVTFASAAIGTSMITFGGLSWALDGAAAPAGAVVRLNESMASAGALSHGNRVAANLPAREIRFRDVHFAYPATGEPVLDGFDLSIPAGSSLAIVGQNGAGKTTLAKLLCRLYEPQSGAIEVDGVDIASLDLQAWRERITAVFQDFIRFELPLRDNVAPSGAEDNAILAALADAGASDLADLETILARGYPGGTDLSGGQWQRIALARALCAVRQGAGIVLLDEPTAQLDVRGEAEIFQRILAATRDTTTILISHRFSTVRHADRICVLEAGKLIELGSHEELMARGGRYCTMFELQASRFNSGEEEDEGLDALD